Proteins from one Triticum aestivum cultivar Chinese Spring chromosome 7A, IWGSC CS RefSeq v2.1, whole genome shotgun sequence genomic window:
- the LOC123154517 gene encoding glycine-rich cell wall structural protein 1.8 — translation MPGGDEPVFGGREAFAGAGKGGNGGAAGRAIGGRGGNGVGSRGPAAVGAGVGGQYQFQVGGGGARPAAGGGAARRQFPVGGYGGGARPVAGGGGFVGAGGGQFPVGGSGGGRMGAAAVRAFAGALGGPIPAGLLYGGGVQGAGAVGEFGAARGGGFRRNADDILPAVFYRGIMRGSEICGVVRRWSPTLRRPLGLGLAAGQPLLRRTHNLFLQLRRRIHNHKQA, via the exons ATGCCAGGAGGAGATGAACCAGTTTTCGGAGGTAGGGAGGCGTTTGCAGGTGCAGGCAAGGGAGGGAATGGTGGTGCTGCTGGGCGAGCGATCGGAGGTAGGGGAGGGAATGGTGTTGGGTCCAGGGGACCTGCAGCCGTGGGTGCAGGCGTAGGAGGACAGTACCAGTTCCAAGTAGGAGGTGGCGGAGCCAGGCcagctgcaggcggaggagcagccaGACGACAGTTCCCGGTGGGCGGGTACGGTGGCGGAGCCAGGCCAGTGGCAGGCGGAGGAGGGTTTGTAGGTGCGGGCGGAGGACAGTTCCCGGTGGGAGGGAGCGGTGGTGGACGCATGGGAGCTGCAGCCGTGAGAGCGTTCGCAGGTGCCCTCGGAGGACCGATCCCAGCAGGATTGTTGTACGGTGGTGGAGTCCAGGGAGCTGGAGCCGTGGGAGAGTTTGGAGCGGCTAGGGGAGGAGGGTTCAGAAGGAACGCCGATGATATTCTGCCCGCTGTGTTCTACCGAGGAATTATGCGAGGGTCGGAGATTTGTGGCGTGGTCCGCCGGTGGAGTCCAACACTCAGGCGACCACTGGGTCTGGGACTGGCAGCAGGCCAACCTCTACTACGACGAACTCACAATCTTTTTCTGCAGCTCAGGCGTCGAATTCACAATCACAAACAAG CGTGA